The nucleotide sequence GCCAGTTCCGGGGTGCCGCCGAGATGCGCGATCTGATTGGCGAGGTATTGGGCGTGGCCCACTTCGTCGGTGACTTCGGCGAGATACATGGAGCGCACGTTTTCATTCGACGCGCCTTTGATCGCGGCGGCCTGACGCATGTAGCGGAGGAACGTGGAGACCTCGCGGTTAAGCTGGTCGTTGAGTTTGGTGATGAGGGGGGATTTAGTCATGATGTTTTAGCGGAGAGCAGGTGTGGAGGGTGATGGAGGAAGTGCAGGCGACTCGATGGTGGGGAGTCGGCCGGTGAGGGTTTGAAGGAAGGCCACGATGTCAGAAACCTCCTGATCGGTGAGGGTGCCGCCCATTTGGCTGGAGCTCATGATGGCCACGGCTTCCTCCAGGCTTTCCACCTGGCCCGAGTGGAAGTAGGGGCTGGTGAGGGCGATGTTACGCAGCGGCGAGGCGCGAAAGACGTAGTCGTCGCTTTTGGACGCGGTCACCGCGAACCGACCGCGGTCGGCCTCAGGGCGGATCCCGACGGGCGGTTGCTCGAAAACGCCGAACGGGTAGTAGCTGTCGCCACCGAGGTTTACGCCAGTGTGGCAGATCGTGCAGCCTTTCAGGGTAAAGGCTCGCAAGCCGGCTTCCTCGTTGGACTTGAGCACCTTCACGTCGCCATCGAGGTAGCGGTCGAAGCGTGATCGGGACGTGATGAGAGTCGCTTGGAAGCACTCCAGCGCCAAGGCCATGTTGTGGTGGTTGACCGGTTCGGGGTCGTCGGGGAAGGCGGCGGCGAATCGGCGCACATAGCCCGGAATCGAACCAAGGCGGGCGACCACGACAGCCGCATCATCGCCCAGTTCCAGCCGAGCCTCAACGGGATGCCCGGACCGAGCGGTGAGGTCGGCGGAGCGTCCGTCCCAAAATTTGGCGGTATTGAAAATCGCGTTGAACACGGTGGGAGCGTTGCGCGGTTCTTTTTGCCAGTGGTGTCCGAACGAAGCGGACTTCGAGGAAGCGCCTCCCGCTGTGAGGTCGTGGCAGCTGTGGCAGCTGGAGGTTCCATCGGGCGAAAGCCGTGGATCGAAGAACAGCATTTTGCCCAGTTCCCGTTTAGCGGGGGTGGCGGGATTGTTCTCCAATTCGGGTGCTTGGAGCGGCACGGATGCAAACGTCTCTTTGGCGATGAAGTAGACCAGGTAGTCGGGTCTCTGGCTTTTGCCCGGTAAAGGCAGGCAGACCAGAATCGCGAAGCTGATGGCGACCGTTGACGTAAGGCGGGCCATGACGAGTGGGAGTTAGGTGACCTCCTTGCTTTGGTTGGCCATGAAGTAGAGGACGGGCACGGCCATGCGGCTGATGAAGAGCGAGGCGATCTCGCCGAACATGAGGCTGATCGCCAGGCCTTGGAAAATAGGGTCGGCGAGGATGACGCTTGCGCCGACCACGACCGCTAAGGCGGTGAGCAACATGGGGCGAAAGCGCACCGCACCGGCTTCGACCACGGCGTCGCGCAGGGCGAGTCCGTCGCCGCGGCGCAGTTCGATGAAGTCGACGAGGATGATCGAGTTGCGCACCACAATGCCCGCGCCGGCCATGAAGCCGATCATCGAGGTCGCGGTGAAAAACGCGCCCATCGCCCAGTGCGCGGGCAGGATGCCGATCAGCGAAAACGGAATCGCGGCCATGACCACGAGCGGCGTGACGTAGCTGCGGAACCAGCCGACCATGAGCATCGCGATGAGGATGAGCACGGCGGCGAAGGCGATGCCGAGATCGCGGAATACCTCCAAGGTGATGTGCCATTCGCCGTCCCATTTGAGAGCGGGCTGGGTGTCGTCATCCGGGAGGTTGAGGTGCAGGATATTGAGTTCGGGATCGGTGGCACCGTAGTCGCGCGCATCGATGTCGAGCAGGTCCATGTGGATGCCAAACAACGCGTAGGCGGGACTCTCCACCAGGCCCGCGACATCGGCGGTCACGTAGGTCACGGGCTTCAGGTTTTTGCGATAAAGGCTGCGCGTGCCGGCGGTGCGTTCGACGCGCACGAGTTCCGACAACGCCACCAGCGGCGCGGACGGATCACGGTCCGAACGCACTTGCAGCGCGAGCAATTCCTCGGGCGTCGTCCGAGCGGAATCGGGCAACTCCAGCAAGATGTTCACGTCCTCGCGTTCGTCGGGTTGGTGCAGCAGATCGACGGGGTGATTTCGCGCGGCGAAGCGCAACGTGCGCGCGATGGCGGCGGTGCTGATGCCGTGAAAGGCGGCCTTCTCCTTGTCGACCACGTAGCGCACCTTGGATTGCGGATCTTCCACATACCAATCGAGGTCCACCACGCCCTCGGTGCCCGCCATGACGTCTCGCACTTGGCGGGCGAGGGCGACGCGTTGTTCCTCGTCGGGGCCGTAGATCTCGGCCACGAGGCTTTGCAACACCGGCGGGCCGGGCGGCACTTCGGCGACGGCGACATTGGCACCATGTTTTTGGGCAATGACGGCGAGAGCCGGGCGGATGCGTTTGGCGATGTCGTGGCTTTGGTCGGCGCGGTCATGCTTGCCCACGAGGTTGACTTGGATGTCGGCCACGTTGGGTCCGCGCCGCATGTAGTAGTGACGCACGAGTCCGTTGAAATTGAACGGCGAGGCCGTGCCGGCGTAGATTTGGAAATCACTGACCTCGGGCGCGGTCTGGATCGCGGCCGCCATTTCCTGGGCGATGGCCGTCGTCTGTTCCAGGGTGGTGCCCTCCGGCGTGTCGATGATGACCTGAA is from Synoicihabitans lomoniglobus and encodes:
- a CDS encoding ferritin-like domain-containing protein, producing MTKSPLITKLNDQLNREVSTFLRYMRQAAAIKGASNENVRSMYLAEVTDEVGHAQYLANQIAHLGGTPELAPDLSPIPATVDAMLTADIAAEGADVANYIELAHMAESAGHFALKQTMEDQAADEDHHRQEMARLRG
- a CDS encoding cytochrome-c peroxidase, encoding MARLTSTVAISFAILVCLPLPGKSQRPDYLVYFIAKETFASVPLQAPELENNPATPAKRELGKMLFFDPRLSPDGTSSCHSCHDLTAGGASSKSASFGHHWQKEPRNAPTVFNAIFNTAKFWDGRSADLTARSGHPVEARLELGDDAAVVVARLGSIPGYVRRFAAAFPDDPEPVNHHNMALALECFQATLITSRSRFDRYLDGDVKVLKSNEEAGLRAFTLKGCTICHTGVNLGGDSYYPFGVFEQPPVGIRPEADRGRFAVTASKSDDYVFRASPLRNIALTSPYFHSGQVESLEEAVAIMSSSQMGGTLTDQEVSDIVAFLQTLTGRLPTIESPALPPSPSTPALR